In the Candidatus Bathyarchaeia archaeon genome, CCGACGGGCAAAACCCCAACAAGATGAGCAAAGAGCAGCTGGAGCGCCTGAAGGGTTCTATCAAAAAGTGGGGTTTCATTGTCCCAATCATCACTAACAGAGACCTCTTGATTGCAGACGGCGAACAAAGGTATACTGCTGCAAAAGCCCTTGGAATGACTGAGGTTTCAGTTATTCGCCTGCCAGTAGAAGACGTGGACCGCCGACTGCTAAGACAGGTCCTCAACAAGCTAAAGGGCAAACATGAAAAAGAGCTCGACCAACTCGAATACGAACGTATAATTCAAGCAGGAAGGGAAGAGGACCTCAAATACCTGCTCATGCTCTCGGATGACAAGCTTGAGAGCCTTCTGGGCGAGGATGAAAAAAGCGTTTCCTTCGATGAGTCATTTGAGATTGTGGTTGAATGTGAAGACGAGCAGCATCAGGAAGCCGTCTTTAACAAACTGACAAGTGAGGGCTACAAATGCCGAGTTTTGACTTTATGAAAACGTGGACTAAGCCTGCCAGCTTTCGTGCTCAGTCGGTAATTGGCAGTTTCACCCTTGTTGACTGCAAGATGGAAAAGCGCTTTGTTGGAGAAATACCCATCGAAAATGAGCCTTGGCAAATCGGCGTTATTGTCGGTCGTAGCGGCACCGGAAAAACAAGCATTGCAAAAACGCTTTTTCCTGACAGCTACATCAAAGCCTTCAAATACACCAATGAATCAATTCTGGACGATTTCCCAGAAGGTCTGCAAGTCAACGAAATAACCAAAAACCTGTGCAGCGTGGGGTTTGCTTCTCCTCCGGATTGGCTCAAAAGCTACGAGGCGCTTAGTCAAGGCGAAAAGATGCGCGTAGACATCGCAAGAGCCTTGAGCTTAGACCAGCCGCTCATAGTCTTTGACGAATTCACAAGCGTCGTTGATAGGGAGGTCGCAAAGGTAAGTGCCTATGCTATAAGCAAAGCCATTCGGCGAACATCTAAGAAGTTTATCGCAGTTACTTGCCACTATGACGTTATCGACTGGCTTGACCCTGATTGGGTTTTCTGCACTGACACCATGGAGTTTAGCCGAAAAAAAGAAGTCGGCCGCCCGTTGAACTCCAAGTTTATCGGTGCGGCACTTCCCTGTGGCAA is a window encoding:
- a CDS encoding ParB N-terminal domain-containing protein produces the protein MSIVIPAAETIKLSELKTDGQNPNKMSKEQLERLKGSIKKWGFIVPIITNRDLLIADGEQRYTAAKALGMTEVSVIRLPVEDVDRRLLRQVLNKLKGKHEKELDQLEYERIIQAGREEDLKYLLMLSDDKLESLLGEDEKSVSFDESFEIVVECEDEQHQEAVFNKLTSEGYKCRVLTL